TGCTCGCTAATTTCTCGCCATGCTTCTGAATGTTGGCAATGTTGGACTGACGGTCGTCGTCGTCATCGTGAGCGACGCCGTGGGACCTTGTCGCATTTAGAGGCAAAACGAATTTGACAAGAACCCACGGCTGGAAACAGTCGTGGGTTTTTCGTTGGCCCACGGCTCGGCCAACCCATTGTTTATGAGCAAGACTGCAAAACGGACTCAACCTAAGAAAACCGCGACCCCCGAACGCGCCGAGATCGGCCGCCCGATGCTCGGCAGCGATATTCTGGTCCAGGCCCTGGAACGCGAAGGCGCGGACACAATTTTCGCCTATCCAGGCGGCGCGAGCATGGAATTGCACCAGGCGCTGACACGGTCCAAGCAGATTCGGACGATCCTGCCCCGTCACGAGCAAGGCGGCGCGTTTGCCGCGGAAGGTTACGCCCGCGCCACCGGCAAAGCCGGCGTTTGCATGGCCACGAGCGGGCCGGGAGCGACCAATCTGGTGACCGCGATCGCTGACGCCTACATGGATTCCGTTCCGTTGGTCGCGTTGACCGGCCAGGTGCCGCAAAGCATGATCGGCAAAGGCGGATTTCAGGAGACGGATTTCTTCGGGATGACGCTGCCGGTGGTGAAGCACAATTACTTGATCACGAATATCAATGAGATCCCCCGGATCGTGAAGGAAGCCTTCCACATCGCGCAAACCGGCCGGCCCGGCCCCGTCGTGATCGATTTTCCCAAAAACATCCAACAACAAACCGCCCAGCCGGTCTGGCCCAAGGAGGTAAACTTGCGCGGGTATCCGCCCCCCAAACAAGCGGATGATATCGTCCTGAACGAGATCATCGGTCTGATCGAGAAGGCGGAACGTCCCGTCCTTTACGTCGGCGGAGGGATCATCTCGGGTAACGCCGGCGAAGATCTGCTCAAGTTCGCGGAAGCGGCGCAGATTCCGGTTACGACGACGATCATGGGGTGCGGCGCGTTTCCGGAACATCATCCGCTTTCGCTGCGCTGGCTCGGAATGCACGGCGCAGCTTACGCGAATTGGGCGGTGAACGGCGAATTCAAGTGTCGCAACAAGCCCACCGATCCGTTCGAGAAGCTCGTCGAAGGCGCGGATTTGCTCCTGGCGTTTGGCGTTCGCTTCGACGACCGCGTGACCGGCCGGGTGGATAAGTTTTGCGAGCACGGGACAATCGTCCACATCGACATCGACCCGTCGGAGCACAACAAGAATCGGCGCGTGCAATTGCCCGTCCAGAGCAGCGTGAAATATGCGCTCGACCGGCTGAATCAAATGTTGGCCGAACGGC
The Verrucomicrobiota bacterium genome window above contains:
- the ilvB gene encoding biosynthetic-type acetolactate synthase large subunit codes for the protein MLGSDILVQALEREGADTIFAYPGGASMELHQALTRSKQIRTILPRHEQGGAFAAEGYARATGKAGVCMATSGPGATNLVTAIADAYMDSVPLVALTGQVPQSMIGKGGFQETDFFGMTLPVVKHNYLITNINEIPRIVKEAFHIAQTGRPGPVVIDFPKNIQQQTAQPVWPKEVNLRGYPPPKQADDIVLNEIIGLIEKAERPVLYVGGGIISGNAGEDLLKFAEAAQIPVTTTIMGCGAFPEHHPLSLRWLGMHGAAYANWAVNGEFKCRNKPTDPFEKLVEGADLLLAFGVRFDDRVTGRVDKFCEHGTIVHIDIDPSEHNKNRRVQLPVQSSVKYALDRLNQMLAERPIRKRFSAWHEQIALWKKKAPLRYRVTDEVMKSQHMRDHLHGQEDQVILPQMAIEALYELTNGDAILTTGVGQHQMWAAQYYRFKFPRQFLTSAGLGAMGYGYPAALGAKVARPDKQVVDIDGDGSFLMNVQELATAHIEKIAAKALILNNQHLGMVVQWEDRFYAGNRGHTYLGDPEHMKQIYPDFIPLCQGFNVSCERVMYRRDLRPALERMLASNEPYVLDVITPYTEHVLPFIPAGRTVADMIY